The DNA sequence GCGAACACTGCGCGCGTGACGGCGGTGATCGTGCTCGCGTCCCTCCTCGTGCTCACGACGCGGGTGTCGGACCTGCTGGATACGATCGAGAAGGCGATTGGACCGCTCTCGTTGCTTCGGATCGACCCGGCGCGCACGGCGCTGCTGCTGACGGTGACGCTCAGCACGGTGCCGGTGCTCGCGGGGCTTGCGAAGCAGGTGAGAGAGGCGCAGCGGGCTCGCGGCGGACGCGCGGGGTTGCGGGCGTTCGCCGTGCCGTTCCTAGTGGTGGCGTTCAAGCACGCGGACGAGCTCGGGGATGCGTTGACGGCGAGAGGAGTGCGGTGAGCGGGGGGACACGGGTGAGCGGGGGGCAGGCGCGCGGGGTCGGCGGCGGAGTCGCGGCGGGCGGCGGTATCCGGGTGCTCGGTGCGGTCGTGGATGACCAGACGCGGTGCACGCACTACCGGACGGAGCTCGACGTCATCGCGATCCGCTTCGCCTGCTGCGGCGAGTACTACCCGTGTCACGCGTGCCACGCGGAAGCGGCCGGCCACCCGGCGCGGCAGTGGCCCGTCGAGGACCGCGGCGAGAAGGCGGTGCTCTGCGGCGTGTGCCGGACCGAACTCACGATCGAGCGCTACCTCGGCGTGGACGCCTGTCCGGCGTGCGGTGCGGCCTTCAACCCGGGGTGCAAGCTGCATACCGGGCTCTACTTCGAGGAGTGACGGGGGCGGAGGTTGCGCCTGCGCCTCCGCTGCCGGGGCTCGAGGTGCGGTTGCTGGTTCGGGCTCCGTCTTGGGCGGTGCGGCCGCGTGAGCGGTCACACATGGCCCCCGGTGTCGCGTCGCCGCGCTGCCGCGGCTGTCTGGCGGCGTGAACGGTCACCAATGGCCCCTTCAGCCTCGTCATGACGCCGCGAGGGGGCCACAGGTGACGGTTCAACCGTTCAACGGAGCGGGAGGCTGTGGATAAGCCACCCCCAGAGGGGCAGCCGGGCGGACGAGCCGCGAACCGCGCCGCAACGTCTCGGCCGTCGCCTCAACCGAGCTCGCCGGCCGTCCTCTGGGCCGTCGCATCAACCGAGCTCGCCGGCCTGCGGCCCGGCCGCCTACCTCCTTGCCTGCGCGATCACCCGCCTGAACGGTCACTTGTGGCCCCCTCACCCTCGCCCGGGCGCCCTGACGGGGCCATTAGTGACGGGTCGACCGTTCAACAGCGCGGGAGGCTGTGGATACGCCGCGCCCGAGGAGCAGCCGGGCGGACGAGCCGCGAACCGCGCCGCAACGTCTCGGCCGTCCGCTCAATCGAGCTCGGCGGCCCTCCCCTCGGTCGGCGCCCGGCCTCCACCTCTTCCTGCACGGTCGCGCGCCTGAACGGTCGCTAATGGCCCCCTCACCCTCGTCCGGAAGCCCTGAGGGGGCCATTAGTGACGGTTCAACTGTTCAACAGCGCAGGAGGCTGTGGATAAGCCACCCCCAGAGGGGCAGCCGGGCGGACGAGCCGCGCACCGCGCCGCAACGTCTCGGCCGTCGCCTCAATCGAGCTCGCCGGCCCCTCCCCTCGGTCGGCGCCTCACCCGGGCCCGTCGACCCGCGGCCCCGCCGTCTGCCTCCTTTCCAGCGCGATCACCCGCCCGAACGGTCACCTGTGGCCCCCTCACCCTCGCCTGGACGCCCTGAGGAGGCCACAGGTGACGGTTCAACCGTTCAACGGCGCGGGAGGCTGTGGATAAGACACCCGTGGGAAGCGGTAGCGCGCCCGCTGATGAGGCTCCCGCGGGCGGCAGTCGAGCGTCCGCTGCTGGAGCGGTCGCGCAGCCCTGGACTACGCTTGCGCCCCGTGAGCGAAGAGATCCGCCGCCGTTTCGACGAGCGCGCACCGGAATACGACCGGTCCGACATGCACCGCGAACTCGCGGAGGCCGTGGCTGCGTTCATTGCGCTCGACGCCCTCCCCGCAACAACGCCCGACACCGACTCCCACGCCACCTCGCGCCCCGTCTCGCACGCCACCTTGCGCCCCGCCTCCCGCGCCGCTTCCGGCGCAGCAACCATCCTCGACGTCGGCACCGGAACCGCCCTCCTCCTCCGCGCCCTCCACCGCCGCGAGCCGCGGCTCAACCTGATCGGCGTCGACCTCTCCCCCGGCATGCTGGAGGTCGCCCGCGCGGCCCTCCCGAGCGCCGAGCTGATGGAGGGTGACGCTGCGCGCCTCCCGGTGGGCGAAGCCTCCGCCGATGTCGTCACGTGCGTGACAGCGCTGCACCTGTTCGACGACCCGGCCGCTGCGGTCGGTGAGTGGGGCCGGGTCCTCAGGCCTGGAGGGAGGGTCGTCACGGCGACCTTCACGGCGGTCGACCGGAGTCGGCACCCCTCGGCGACGGCTGACCATCACGCGCTCTTCGCCACGCCCGAACGGCTCGGCGCGCTCTTGCGACCGATCGGGCGGATCCCGCTCCGGCACGAGCACTGGAGCCACGGGGACGACACCGTCCTGATCGCCGAATTCGGACCCGCACCGGCCCGCTCGGCCACCTGACGGGACGGGCCCCAGCGGCGCCAAAGGCACCCACACCCAAACCCAAGGCACCCCGAAACCCGGGAACGCAGAACCCGAGGAACGCCGATCCCCGGAGGCCCGACCCCCAGAACGCAGAACAGCCGCCGGACCCGGGTCTCCCCGAGCCCGACGGCCGCCCCGCGGTCCGTCAGGCCAACCGTCAGTGGACCAGCGCCCACCCGATGATGCTGAGGATCGCCCCGGCGATCAGGTCGATGAGGCCCTTACCCGGACCGTGCCCGGCGTCGGCCTTCACCTTCATCGTCGCCCAGCCGAGGACGTCGTTCTGGGCGTCCTGCACCGACAGCTTGTGGTTGCCGTTGCCGAGGTCCTTCGGGAGCGTGAGCTTCAGCACGCCGTCCGCCGGGACCTGCACCCATCCGCCGCTGATGCTCTCCGCGGGCGAGTACGCCCACACCGAGACCCAGCTGCCCGCCAGCTCGGCGCCGACCGTCACGCGGATCGGGTCGCCGGGCCGGTAGGAGGCCTTGTCCGTGCTCACGAGACCCTCGAGGGCCTTCTTGAGCGCGGACTCCTTGGCCGCCTTCGGGTCCTTGGCCGGCTTCGGGTTCGACGGCGCGTCGGCCACGGAGAGCGCGACGCGGACCGTGGTCCCCGAGTCCGGTGCCGTCAGGACGAGCGTGCTCGCCCCGGCGGCGTCGGCCGGCACCGTGAAGGTCGCGGTGGCGTTCCCGGAGGCGTCGACGGGCACGCTGCCGAGTGCCGCGCCGCTGCCCGCCCAGGTGAGGTCGAGCCTGGTGTTCGCCGGGCTGCCCAGGGAGGTGAGGTTCAGCTTGGACACCGCGAACGAGACCTGCTGGCCGGGCTGGAGCGTCCCGGTGGGGACGCCGCTCACGCCGACCCCGCGCCGGGCGAAGCTCGGCGACAGCGGGCTGTTCTTCTCGATGTAGCCGATCCAGGCGTCCCGGTCGATGAGGCCCGAGTCCTTGGTGTCCTTCCCGGCCGCGAAGGCGCGGAAGTTGTCACCGCCCTGGAGGAGGAACGAGAACGAGCCGATCCGGTACGGCTTCGCCGGGTCGATGGGCTGACCGTTCACGATGATGCTCGTGATGCGGTCGCCCTCAGGCCGGCTCGCGTCGTACGTGTAGCTCACGTTCTTCGACAGGCCGAGGTTGAGGAACGGCCGGCTGGGCACGGTGCCGTCGGCGTTCCGCTGCCACTGCTGCTCGAGCGCCTCCTTGAACTGGGCGCCGGTCAGCGTCGTCGTCCAGAGGTTGTTCACGAACGGCAGCACGGCGTTCGCCTGAGCGTAGGTCACGCTCCCGTCGGTGCCGTAGAGGAGCTCAGCACGCAGGCCGCCCGGGTTGACGACGCCGATCTCAGCGCCTCCGAGGTCGGCGGGCGACAGCGTCGACAGCAGCGAGTCGGCCACCAGATTGCCGAGCGTCGACTCGCTCATCCGGTCGTCGCGCGCGCCGTTGAGGTAGGCGGTGGTGATGTCCTTCGTCACCGAGCCGACCTTCTGGTTGCCGATGGCCGCCGCGTCGGCGAGCGCCTTGTCGACGATCGTCTTCACCTGCGCCACGCGCGGGTAGGCGGCGACGAGACTCGCGTCGCTGTCGGTCGTTCGTGCGACGTTGCGAGCGGTGTGGCCGGTGACCGTGTCGGTCTCCGGGTCGACCGTCAGCGTGATCTGCCCGATGTTCTCGCCGTAGCTGCCGGTCTGGACGATCGGACGGGTCGCGCCGTCGACGCCGGGGACCGGGGCGTCCCACGCGTACACCTTGTGGGTGTGGCCGGTGAAGATCGCCGAGACCTTGGCGCTCGTCTTGGTGACGATGTCGGCGAAGGCGCCGCCGGCGGCGACCTCCTGGTCGAGCGTCGCGCCCTCGGGCGTGCCGAAGCCGGCGCCCTCGTGGTACTCGGCGACGATCACGTCTGCCTCGCCGTTGGCGGGGTCGCCGTCGGTGAGCTCGCCGGCGACGCGGTTGACCGCCTCCACCGGGTCGCCGAAGTCGAGCGTCGAGACGCCGCCGGGCGAGACCAGCGTGGGGGTCTCCTGGGTGACCGCGCCGATGACGCCGACCTTCAGCCCGTCGACCGGGAACACCGCGTACTCGGGCAGGGCCGGGTCCTTGGTGCCCTTCTTGTAGACGTTGGCGCCGAGGTAGGAGAACGCGGCGGCGTCCTTCACCCGGCCGGTGAGGTCGGTGTAGCCCCTGTCGAACTCGTGGTTGCCCACCGCGCTCGTCTTCAGCCCGAGAGCGTTCAGGACATCGAGCGTCGGGACGTCGCCCGCCGAGGCGGAGGCGAACAGGGAGGCGCCGATGTTGTCGCCTGCCGAGAGGAACAGCGTGCTGGGGTCGCCGCCCTCGGCGCGGAGCTTCTCGATCGTGCCCGCGAACTTCACCGTGTTGCTGTCGATGCGACCGTGGAAGTCGTTGATGTTCAGCAGGTTGAGGTTCACCGGGGCGGCCTTCAGCCCGAGGCCCACGACGATCGGGTCGTGGTCGCTCGACCGGTACTGGTCCGGCGCGTAGAGGTTGGTGACGTTGTAGTTGTAGCGGCTGTACTCGAGCGCCACCGACTCGCCGGAGTTGATGTTCCAGACGTCCGCGCCCGCGATCGCCTTGTCGGCGGCCGGGGAGGCGAGGACGTGGTCGAGCGAGCCGACGGTCCCGTCGAACGAGTACGTGTGCTTGGTCGTGCGGGTCGAGACCTGGTCGACGTAGCCGGCGTCCGTGAGGACCTTGATCGGGTCCTCCTTCAGGTAGGCGTTGAAGTCGCCGATCAGGAGGACCTTGTCGAGCCCGAGGGTCTTCTTGCGCTCGTCGGCGAACGCCACGAGGGCCGTCGCCTGCTTGACCCGGGAGGCGTTCGACGCGCCCTGGCCGTCGCCCTGGTCGGCGTCGGCACCGGTGCCCGAACCCTTCGACTTGAAGTGGTTCACGATGGCGATGAAGGCGTCGGAGTCCTTGGTGCCGACCTTCTTGAAGGCCTGGGCGAGCGGCTGGCGCGCGTTCGAGAACGCTGCGTCGTCGAGGATGACGGAGCCTCCGACCGGAACGGCGTTCGCCTTCTTGTAGATGAAGGCGGTGCGGATGACGTCCTCGGTGGCCGGGAGCTTCGTCGGCGACGGCACGAAGGCCCAGACCTCGCTGCCGGCCGCCGTGTTGAGCGCGGCGACGAGGGTCGAGAGGGCCGAGTCGCGGTTCTCACCGAAGCGGGCGGAGTTCTCGATCTCCTCGAGGGAGACGACGTCGGCGCCGAGGCCGTTGATCGCCGCGACGATCTTGTCCTGCTGGCGCTTGAGGTTCTCGGCGTTCGCCGCGCCGCGGGCATCGCAGCCGCTGTTCACCGTGATCGGGTTGCCGGCGCGGTCGGTGTAGAAGGTGCAGCCGCTCAGCTGGTCGCCGGTCGTCGTGAAGTAGTTCAGCACGTTGAACGTGGCGAGACGCAGGTCGCCGCCGACGTTCTCGGGCGCAGCCGTGCGGGTGTTGCCGAACGTGACCGGCTGCACGTCGGCCGCGACAGCGGGCGTGAGCTCGGACGTCGGCTGGAACTTCCACGTGCTGTTCCGGTAGTCGAGGATGACCGGCTTCGTGAACGTCACCGGCTCACCGACGCGGACCGGAGCGGTCAGCGACAGGTACGGCAGCGGCTTGGACTTGTTGGCCGCGCTCAGGAAGTTGGTCGAGGCGCCGTCGTCGAGGGTGACCGCGCGAGCCTTGTTGTCCGCGATCGCCGCGGTGTACTCGGGGGTTCCCGGACGGGCGGTCTCGGTCGGCTGCACCAGCGGCTTGTCGCCCGCGGCGAGCGCGATCTCGCCGTACTGGTTGGCGTCGTACACGTCGGTGACGGTGAAGGCGCCCTGCGGGGCGATCAGCATGCCCTCGAGGCTCTCGCGCTGCGCGTCCGTGCCCGGGAGGCCGACGGTCGCCGGCGCCGGGGCCGAGACCCCGGCCTTGTCGAGCTGCCCGACCTTCGACGCGGTGATCTCCGTGAGGCCCTGGTACTCGCTGACGGCACCGGTGACCGAGACGTAGTCGCCGATCTTCACGCCTGCGGCGGCCGAGGAGCCGAAGACGAAGACGGCGTCGGAGGCCGTGTGCGTGGCGAGGTCGACCGCACCGCCCGTCCCCGCGGTCTGCAGGTAGAAGCCGTTGAAGCCGCCGGTCGCGTACTGGGCGGTGACGAAGCCCGTGGTGGTCACGGTCTGGCCGGCCTTGGGGCTCGTGTCTCCCGTGCCCTGGATGTCGGCGATCGAGACCGCGTCGCCGGGCTGGCCGGGGTCGCCCGCGCCCGGATCCGTCCCGCCGCCGGAGCTCGCCGTGTTCTGCGGCGTGATCGAGGCGCTCAGGCTGAAGTCGGCGCTGTTGTCGTCGGTGTCTTTGAAGGAGGCGCGGACGAGCGACTTCACGTCGGTGTTGCCGGAGGGCGCTGCGGCCTTCGCGGTCTCGAAGGTGTTCGATCCGCCGTAGCCGAGCAGGTCGGCCACGGTCGCGTCGCCGGTGACGGAACCGGTCGGGAGGCTGAGCGCCGTCGGGGACTTCGCGAGGATCAGGGTGCCGGTCGTCCCGCTCGGGTTGAGCGAGGTGCTGGCGACATCGGGTGCCGGGAGGGCTGCGCCCGCCGTGCCGTTGGAGGCGCCGGAGACGAGGTAGTACCCCTTGGCGGCGATCGATCCGGTGAGCGGGACGACGCCGTTGGAGGCGCCCGTGCCTCCTGCCGACCGGTACTGGAGGCTCCACCCGGTCAGGCTGACACCCTGGTCGCCCGGGTTGTAGAGCTCGACGAACTTGTTCGTGAAGGCGGCGCCGGCGCTCCCGCCGGACAGGTACGCCTCGTTGATGACGACACCCGTGCCGTCCGTGCTGGCGAGCGCCGGCGTCGCGACGAGGGCGCCCGCGGCGAGGCCGGCCCCTGCGATCGCGGCGGCGGCGGCGCGTGCCAGCCTGCCTGCTCTGGTTGACATGGTTCTCCTGTGGTCGGTGAGGGCGGGGATGAGTCCGCCGAGCAACTTACGGTTCGCCTGAGACCGGACTGTGTCTCCTGAGTGAACGTACAGAAAACTCAAACAGGGGTAGACCGCTCATTTGAGCATCGACCGGGTGGCGGCCCGCGTGCGCCATGATGGGTCCATGCGGATCGAGGAGATCGACCACTTCCGGGCGCTGGCGGCCGAAGGGCACCCGGCGCTGGCGGCCGAGACCCTCGGGATCTCCCAGTCCACGCTCTCGCGCTCCATCGCGCGCCTGGAGGCGGAGGCCGGCGTCGAGCTCTTCGACCGGAGGCGCGGGCACCTCGAGCTGAACCAGTACGGCGAGATCCTCCTCGCCCACGCCGTCCGCGCGGAGGCGGAGCTCGAGAACGCCATGGCGCGGATCGAGGCCCTGCGCGACCCCTCGGCCGGGACCGTGTCGCTGGCCTACGTCTCCTCCTTCGGAGGGTGGTTGATCCCCCGCGTGGTCCGCGAGTACCGGGAGCTGTTCCCCGAGATCCGGTTCGTGCTCAACGGAGGCACCGCCGACACCGTGCTCGATGCCCTCCGCGAGGGCGCCGCCGACCTCGCCTTCCTGAGCCCCGACCCGCGCGACGCCGACATCGAGTGGCAGCCCCTGACGGCCGAGCGACTCGTCCTCGGCGTCCCCGAGGGGCACCCGCTGGCCGGGAGGGAGGGGGTCACCGTCGCCGACCTCGAGCCGTACGACCTCGTCGCCCTGCGCACCGGCTCGGGCCTGCGCCACATCGCGGACGCCTACTTCGCCGCCCACGGCGTCGTCATGGCGCCGGTGGTCGAGGTCACCGAGCTGGCGACCCTCCGGGGGCTCGTGCGGGACGGCGTCGGTGCCGCCCTCATCCCGGACACGCCGAGCGAACCCGGGATCGTGGCCGTCCCGCTCGCCGACGAGGCGACGCGGGTCATCGGCCTCGCCCGCAACCGCACCCGTTCAGAGTCGGCGGCGGCGGCCCAGTTCGCGAAGTTCGTCAGGGAGGAGCTGGGCCCGTTCGTCTCGGGCGCCCAGAACTCCTAGCACGAGTCGGCGAAGAGCCGTCGCGGCCGGGCCGGGTCGGCGTCGTCCAGCAGGACCGATGCTACCTCGCGGGGCGCTCCCAGGGGGTCCTTCCTCCCGGTCGTCACGAACGACCAGTCGGGGCTCCGCTCCGGGTCGTGCTCGATCCAGAGGGAGAAGTTCCAGAACGCACGGAAGCCCGGCGAGAGGAGCTCCGGCCCGGTCGCGATGAGCACACCGCCCCGCGCCCGGAACGGCACCACGACCCGCTCCCGGAACTCGTCCGGGTCGCCCCCCGCCGCGACGGCCGTCCGCTCGACGTCGTCTCCCCGCTCGCGCAGCGCGGCCTCCAGCTCGTCAGCCGCTGCGGTCGTATCCGCTTCGGCGACTCCGGTCACGGCGATCAGCCGGGGACCCCGGTCGTAATGCTGGCGGAACTCGCCCGCGATCCCGTCGTAGAAAGCGGCCCGTTCGGTGGAGGTGGTGCTCACCGCTGCTCCTCTCGTCGCGCTCTGTCGTCTGAACGAACGCTACGCGTGCGCGCGGTGTTCCGCGAGCGTACTGTCTGCGGCGTGGAGACGCACGACGCCGACCCGCGCGACGGGCGCGACGAGAGCGAGGCACAGCGCGCGGACCGGAACTGGAACGAGTTGCTGCAGGAGTTCCGCGTCTTCCAGACGGGCACGCAGATCCTCGCAGCGTTCCTTCTGACGCTGCCGTTCCAGCAGCGCTTCCAGAAGCTGAGCGCGTTCGATCAGGGCGTCTACCTGGTCCTCGTCTTCCTCGCGGTCGCGATCACGCTGCTCGCCCTGGCGCCGGTCAGCCTCCACCGACTCCTGTTCCGGCAGAAGGCGAAGACCGAGCTGGTGGGCATCGGCAACGCCCTGCTGATCGTGTGCCTGGCCGCCGCCTCCCTGCTGTTCACCGGGATCGTGCTGTTCATCGTCGACTTCCTCCTCTCGCCGACGGCCGGGTTCATCGCCGCGGGATGCGTGTTCCTGCTCCTCCTCGTCATCTGGATCGTGCTGCCGCTCGCGATCCGGGCGCGCCACGCGCATCGCAACGGCACCGCTCGGGACTCGCGCCCGGTCGGTTGAGCAACGACGCCCATCCGCGCTCAGGGCGTCGGCGCGGGAGTGGGCGTCGCGGTCGGTGCGGGCGTCGGCTCCGCCGGGGCGTCCGTCGACCCGGGCACCGCGGTGGGCGCGTCGGTCGGAGCCGGGGTGGTCCCGTCGGCCGGCGCGGGTGCCGACGTGGACCCGGACCCGGTCGCCCCTCCCGGCACCGCGGAGGACGTGGGCTCCGGCGCCGGCGTCGAGCTGGAGGCGCCGCCTCCCGCCTGCACCGGTGTCGCTCTCGGGTCCTGCTTCACGATGTCCTTGAGCTGCTGCTCGTAGGCGAGGAGCCGCGCCTGCACGTCCGAGAGCGCGAGGCCCTGCAGGTTCTTGGAGAACGACATGATCTGCGCCCAGAGCGAGGTCAGCTTGGTCATCGACGCCGCATCGAGCGGGTGATCGAGGGTGAGTACGAGCTGGTCGGCGAGTGCCGCGGTGAGGCAGTTGAGGCATCCGTAGTTGGCCGCCGCCGACAGGTTCTGCGGGACGACCACGTGCGACTGCCCGACGACCAGCACCACCTGGAACCCGACGGCCACCGTCGTGCAGCCGCTGCAGTGGGCGAAGGCGTACGCCGAGTTGGTGTTGAGGGCCTGCTGGCCATCGGTGACCCAGACGAGTGCGAAGGCGACGTCGTAGAGCACCGAGCCATCCGTGGTGTTCACGGCGAGGGCCTGGTTGTCGCCGGGCTTGGGAGGGGCGGGCTTGGTGAAGGGGAATACCCACGTCGGCGACGTCCTGTCGCGCGGGGTCAGGATCATCGCGAGCTGCGGGTGGTCCGCGGTCGGCCGAGCACCGCCTCCCGGCCAGATCGTCGTGGCGACGCCGGACGCTCCGGTCGAGAGCCGGCCGGGCTGGTAGGAGGCGGGCGCCACGATGTCCGAGATCGTCCCGCGCTCGTACGGCTGGATCGGGCGGTAGGCCTGCGGCGCCGGCCACCAGGCGAAGGCCAGGCCTCCGACGAGGGCGAGGACGAGCGCGGCCGCGGCGCCACGGCGCACCGGGCGCCCGCGGGTCCCGACCCAGAGCCGGGTCAGCCCGGTCCGCGCCAGCCGGAAGAGGATGTACAGCGTACCGAGGATCGGGAGGGCGACGGCCGCGATGAGCACGAGCTGAGCGCTGCCCGCGGCGAGGTCGCCCTTCCCGAAGGCCCCGGCGAGCGCGTGGGCGCGCTCGGCGATGGCGACGACGGCCGTCGCGATCACGCGGGGCAGCGTGAGCACCATCATCACCAGCGAGAAGAGCAGCATCGGGACGACGAAGAGCACCCACACGCAGACGACGGCGCGAGCCCACGGCTTCAGGGTCCGCGACTCGGCGCGGCGCCACCTCCAGGGCAGGAGCCCGAGGAGGGTCGGCTTGATCCGCTGGAACAGGTCGGGGACGCCGGTGATGTCGGCGAGCACGTGGTACCCGTCGAAGCGGACGGTGGGGAGGAGCTGGTGCACCATCTGGAGCAGCTGCGTCAGCGCCACGAGGAGCAGGGCGTCCCACCGGGTCGCCCACCAGATCCCGACGATCACGACCGCGACGATGGCGTTGAAGTAGAGCCCGCCCAGGTCGGTCCGGATCCGGCCGGCGCGGCCCAGGCGGTAGGAGTCGGTCACGTCGGTGAAGAACGCGGGCCAGAACAGGTAGAGCCCGGCGCCCATGCGCCCCGGGGTCGCGCCTCCGTACCGGGCAGCAGCGGCGTGGCCGAACTCGTGGAAGCCGGCGGAGAGCACCGTCACGGCCACGATCAGCAGGAGGACGCCCGGGTCCTGGAAGGCGTGATAGGTCGCGGCGGCGAGTCCCTCCACGAACAGCAGCCACCAGCAGGCGGCCAGGAAGACGCAGAGCACCGGGATGACGACCAGCGGGTGGAAGAGCTTCGAGAACGGCGCCGTGACGCGCTGGGTCACGGCCGGGTCGGTGATCTCCTTGCGGAGCCGGAGGCCGAGCAACGGGCTCGACCGCTTCACCTCGGGCTCGCTGCCGTCCGCGCGCGTGAGCAGGCCGAGCGGCCGGAGGGACGAGTCGACCAGGTGGACGACGTCCTCCGGGCGGACCAGGCGGCCCAGTCGCGCGCTGACCCGCCCGGCGATCTGCTCGACGCTGCTCTGCCCGTCCACCTCTTCGAGCGTGGCGAACAGGAGGGGCGTCAGCTGGAGCGTCTGCCCGTCGCCGCGTCGCGCCAGGGAGGGGGGCTCGCGGTAGCCCGATCCCTTCATGGCGCCGATCAGCTCGACACCCTGAGCCCGGGCCAGGACCTCCGAGGCCCGGGCGGAGGTCTGCGCGTCCGACGGGTCCGACGCGTCGCGGACCTCCGGCCCGGGATCCGGTGCGATCGTCACCGGCGGGTCACGGCTGGGTGGTCGACGTCGGCGTGGTGCCGCCCGCGGCCGGGTCGCCGATGGTCGACTGCTGGCCGGCGGTCGCGTCCGCCGAGCCGGTGATGCTCTGGTCGATCGCCGCGTCCTGGTGCGACACAGCCGCGGCCTGGCTGTCGATCGAGCCGATGTTCGCGGCCACGGAGGCGTCGATGGGTGCCGCGACGTTCGCGTTCGCGGCCACCGCGCCGTTGATCGGGGCGGCGATGTGCGCATCCGCCGCCGCGTTGATGTCGACGTTCAGCAGGTTGCCGTCGGTGAGCGAGCCCGATGAGGTGGCGGTGGGCGCCGGCGCCGGGGCCGTCGTCGTGTCGGCCGTCGGCGACATGTCGCTCACCTGGTGGGAGTTGGCCACCGCGTCGGCGGCGATGCCCTGCTGGATGCCGGCGGTCTGGTCGGCACCCGCGACGGCGGTCGAGCCGGCAGAGAGGAGGTTCGCGCTGGCCGACGCCTCGATCGGCGCGGCGACGTTGGCGTTCGCCGCGACACCGAGGTCGACCGGGGCGACCAGCCCGAGGCCGAGGTTGAGGTCGGCGTTGAGGTCGAGGATGGAGGCGACCTCCTTGTCGGGGAGCGGCGTCGCGCCTTCGGCCGCCAGCTCGTCGGCGGAGAGGGGTTCGAGGTCGGCGTTGCTCGCGTCGTTCATCTGTTGCTCCGTCTCCGGCGCACGGGGCGCCCGGTCGAATGCAGTCCCGCGATCGGTGGTGATCGCATGATCTGCGCAGTACGCGAAGGACCTTACACGCGTGATCTTCTGCGTCGAGATCGTTCACATTCGGCTTCTCTCGTGCTATGCACAGCCCTTCCGTGTAAGGTGAAGTGTCCGGCCCGGCGAAGAAGACCCCGGGTTCCGGAGTTGATCACGCGCTTCTGATCGTGCGACGCGGCGTTTCCCGCCCGCGTTTCGCGTCCGGGCTCCGCGTGCGGCCCTCCTCATCGGGGCGGAGGGAACCGCAGCCATCGACCCATCCCCCCACGACGAAGCGACCCGGCTCCTCCCGGAGCCCCCCAGACGTCCGTACCGACTCCCGGTGCGGCGACCGGAACCGATCCCTCGGTTCCCAAAAGAAGGAAAGAAGAAACGATGGCCTCAGGCACCGTCAAATGGTTCAACACGGAGAAGGGGTACGGGTTCATCGCCCCGGATGACGGCACTGCCGACGTCTTCGCCCACTTCAGTGAGATCGCGGCCGACAAGGGCGAGTTCCGCAACCTCGCCGAGAACCAGAAGGTCGAGTACGAGATCACCCGCGGACCCAAGGGTCTCCAGGCGGCGAACATCCGCCCGCTCTGACCCCCGAGAAGTGCCCGGCCCGTGCGGCCGGGCACTTCCCTTTTAAGCCGGGAGTCGAGCCCGGATGCGCCGCCCTGACGCGGGCCCTTCGGCCCTGCTCCGGCGGGGCCGCCGTCGCCAGACTCGCAGGCGTGACTCGAGACGGTTCCCGCCCCTCCATGCGCGCCTGGCGCACGACCGGTGCGCCAGGAGGGCTCGAGCTGACCGCGCTCCCCGTCCCCGTGCCGTCCGGCACGGAGCTCCTCGTCCGCGTCGAGGTCTGCGGCATCTGCCGGACGGACCTCCATGTCGTCGACCACGAGATCCCCGTGCATCGCGAGCGCGTCGTCCCAGGTCATCAGGCCGTCGGCGTCGTCGAGGGCATCGGTCCGGCGGTCACGGCCTTCGCGGCCGGGGATCGCGTCGGCGTCGCGTGGCTCCGCCGCACGTGCGGCCAGTGCGACTACTGCCGCCGCGGCGCCGAGAATCTCTGCCCGGCCTCCGAGTACACGGGATGGGACGCCGACGGCGGATTCGCCGAGTACCTGACCGTGCCCGCGGCATACGCGTACCGGCTCGACGGTGCCATCGACCCCGTCGAGACGGCTCCGCTGCTCTGCGCCGGCATCATCGGGTACCGGGCGCTGATGCGCGCCGCCCTC is a window from the Leifsonia sp. AG29 genome containing:
- a CDS encoding peptidoglycan-binding protein, with product MNDASNADLEPLSADELAAEGATPLPDKEVASILDLNADLNLGLGLVAPVDLGVAANANVAAPIEASASANLLSAGSTAVAGADQTAGIQQGIAADAVANSHQVSDMSPTADTTTAPAPAPTATSSGSLTDGNLLNVDINAAADAHIAAPINGAVAANANVAAPIDASVAANIGSIDSQAAAVSHQDAAIDQSITGSADATAGQQSTIGDPAAGGTTPTSTTQP
- a CDS encoding cold-shock protein, which translates into the protein MASGTVKWFNTEKGYGFIAPDDGTADVFAHFSEIAADKGEFRNLAENQKVEYEITRGPKGLQAANIRPL